In Ignavibacteriales bacterium, one DNA window encodes the following:
- a CDS encoding SAVED domain-containing protein yields MSVTSISQANKLILWGKAAGRCEYDGCNKSLYIDGLTKYEFNQAYIAHILADEPGGPRGDAVLSPKLKNDLSNLMLMCDEHHRLIDKVDVAGHPAPRLQKMKHDHEARIELLTSIRIDKRSHVIFYGAKIGEHGTPLTTSEAYAALLPNRYPAQTRPIELGLKNTSWQDRTPEYWLIENQNLEALFRQKVATLKGNDEVQHFSIFGLAPQPLLIRLGTLLSDIYPADVYQRHREPSTWNWQQEAETKEILLLEPKQRIGIPVLKVSLSATVTDQRIHDTLSDKSCIWTITIDNPNNDFLKTRELLTQFRMICRRAFDRIKAAHGEKSQIHVCPAMPVSAAVELGRVWMPKADLPLIIYDQNQATGGFTKVMEISNSNRGDSGDAGSQSEQGGIC; encoded by the coding sequence ATGTCAGTCACTTCAATTTCACAAGCAAATAAACTCATCCTCTGGGGCAAAGCCGCCGGCAGATGCGAATATGATGGCTGCAACAAATCACTTTACATTGACGGCCTCACCAAATACGAATTCAATCAAGCCTACATAGCTCACATCCTCGCCGATGAACCTGGCGGACCCAGAGGAGACGCCGTTCTATCACCTAAACTAAAGAACGATTTATCAAATCTTATGTTGATGTGCGACGAACACCATCGTCTTATCGATAAGGTGGATGTGGCCGGCCATCCAGCTCCGCGGCTTCAAAAAATGAAACATGATCACGAAGCACGAATCGAACTGCTCACTTCCATCAGAATCGACAAGAGAAGCCATGTGATATTCTACGGGGCAAAAATTGGGGAGCACGGAACACCCCTCACCACTTCAGAAGCGTACGCGGCTTTGTTGCCCAATCGTTATCCAGCACAAACCAGGCCTATCGAACTGGGTCTCAAGAATACCTCTTGGCAGGACAGGACTCCTGAGTATTGGCTGATAGAAAATCAGAACCTTGAGGCACTCTTCCGACAAAAGGTCGCCACGCTCAAGGGCAATGACGAAGTTCAGCACTTTTCCATATTCGGCCTGGCACCACAGCCCCTCCTGATTCGATTGGGGACGCTTCTCTCTGATATCTATCCGGCAGATGTTTACCAACGGCATCGCGAACCTTCAACTTGGAATTGGCAACAAGAAGCTGAAACAAAAGAGATCCTCCTCCTCGAGCCAAAGCAAAGAATCGGCATTCCAGTGCTGAAAGTGTCACTGAGCGCAACGGTTACGGATCAGCGTATACATGATACCTTGTCAGACAAGTCCTGCATCTGGACAATCACGATCGACAATCCGAACAACGACTTTCTCAAGACAAGAGAATTGCTCACGCAATTTCGCATGATCTGCCGTCGGGCATTCGATCGCATTAAAGCCGCACACGGCGAAAAGTCACAGATTCATGTGTGCCCCGCAATGCCAGTTTCTGCAGCTGTTGAACTTGGTAGGGTCTGGATGCCAAAGGCAGACCTTCCTCTAATCATCTACGATCAGAATCAGGCAACAGGTGGCTTCACTAAGGTGATGGAAATTAGCAACTCCAATAGGGGTGACAGTGGTGACGCAGGCTCACAAAGCGAACAGGGGGGAATATGCTAA
- a CDS encoding SprT family zinc-dependent metalloprotease, protein MTKRSIEFGSKKIEYLLFFNHRKTLGITVTPELQVLVKAPAGAPAVRVDQIVRRRAPWILKQRDYFLAFYPKQPPKRYLSGETHLYLGKQYRLKVKKGKTELVRLIGKYFTVVSHKPSDVKSLMKEWYWFHAECRFEEILEVWLPRFRTMHVQPTELQLREMPKRWGSCTTKGKIILNPELIKAPRRCIEYVIVHELCHLVHRNHNRDFVDLQARILPDWELWKDRLERFLA, encoded by the coding sequence ATGACAAAGCGAAGTATTGAATTTGGCTCGAAGAAGATTGAGTACTTGCTGTTCTTCAATCATCGGAAGACTCTGGGAATTACCGTCACTCCGGAGTTGCAGGTCTTGGTAAAAGCTCCTGCAGGTGCTCCCGCGGTCAGGGTTGATCAGATTGTCCGAAGGCGGGCTCCTTGGATCCTGAAACAGCGAGACTACTTCCTTGCATTCTATCCCAAGCAACCTCCAAAGCGATACTTGAGTGGAGAGACCCACCTCTACCTTGGAAAGCAATACCGGCTTAAAGTCAAAAAGGGGAAAACGGAGTTAGTGAGACTCATTGGAAAGTACTTCACTGTCGTGTCGCACAAGCCATCGGATGTAAAATCCCTGATGAAGGAATGGTACTGGTTTCATGCCGAGTGTCGGTTCGAAGAAATCCTGGAAGTGTGGCTCCCCCGTTTCCGAACGATGCATGTTCAACCTACCGAACTCCAACTTCGAGAAATGCCCAAACGATGGGGAAGTTGCACCACCAAGGGGAAAATCATACTAAATCCTGAACTGATCAAAGCTCCAAGACGCTGCATTGAATACGTTATCGTCCACGAGCTTTGTCATCTTGTTCATAGGAATCATAATCGAGACTTCGTCGACCTTCAGGCACGGATATTGCCGGATTGGGAACTCTGGAAGGATCGATTGGAGAGGTTTCTCGCTTGA
- a CDS encoding restriction endonuclease subunit S, with product MIVKSSAKATRTAVARRRGYRHTPLGWIPNEWDLKALSKGIDLFSGQHVLSEDCNTSGIGVPYLTGPADFSEGVIKSTKWTDKPTTICRKGDILIVVKGAGSGKIVEADADYCISRQLMAIRATGWNNDFLLQFLRSRERRFESVSSGLIPGLSRNDLLLGLAPVPSLQEQKAIVEILLTWDAVISKTAQLISEKEGRKKALMQRLLIGNMRLPGFRRNWSTVVIGEVASQLAIKNPTNKDLVVLSCTKHDGLVPSLAYFGRKMFSDNLSTYKVVPKGAFAYATNHVEEGSIGYQASYREALISPMYTVFKTTKSVNDEFLFALLKTPRYIHQYKKRMEGSINRRGGLRWVKFSKINLTLPPMDEQMAIVAVLGSTDMELDVLKRKLEALIEQRKGLMQKLMTGQIRIKTS from the coding sequence ATGATAGTGAAATCAAGCGCTAAGGCAACTCGGACAGCCGTAGCTCGTAGGCGCGGATACAGGCACACGCCCCTCGGATGGATTCCGAATGAATGGGACTTGAAGGCATTGTCCAAAGGAATAGATCTCTTCTCGGGTCAGCATGTCCTTTCGGAAGACTGCAACACCTCTGGTATCGGAGTCCCCTACCTCACCGGCCCCGCCGATTTCTCAGAAGGGGTCATTAAATCCACAAAGTGGACAGACAAGCCAACAACAATTTGTAGGAAAGGTGACATCCTGATTGTTGTTAAGGGAGCTGGGTCTGGAAAAATTGTAGAAGCGGACGCTGACTACTGCATCAGCCGCCAATTAATGGCCATCCGAGCAACCGGCTGGAATAACGATTTCCTTCTTCAATTCCTGAGGTCAAGAGAAAGACGATTCGAAAGTGTTTCGTCAGGTCTCATACCGGGACTAAGCAGAAATGATTTGCTTCTTGGACTTGCGCCAGTTCCCAGCTTGCAAGAACAAAAGGCCATAGTGGAGATTCTGCTGACATGGGACGCCGTCATTTCCAAAACAGCGCAGCTGATCTCTGAAAAAGAAGGACGCAAGAAAGCTCTCATGCAACGACTACTCATCGGCAATATGCGATTGCCGGGCTTCAGGAGAAATTGGTCCACCGTGGTCATTGGCGAGGTCGCCTCTCAACTGGCAATCAAAAACCCGACCAACAAGGATCTCGTTGTACTTTCTTGCACAAAGCATGATGGACTCGTCCCTTCGCTTGCGTACTTCGGCAGAAAGATGTTCAGCGACAATCTCAGCACCTACAAAGTTGTTCCGAAAGGCGCCTTTGCGTATGCAACCAATCATGTCGAAGAAGGTTCCATAGGTTATCAGGCATCATATAGGGAAGCACTTATCAGCCCCATGTACACCGTATTCAAGACAACCAAATCCGTGAACGACGAATTTCTATTTGCTCTCCTAAAGACCCCGAGGTACATACACCAGTACAAAAAAAGGATGGAGGGCTCAATTAACCGGAGGGGCGGGCTGAGGTGGGTAAAATTCTCGAAGATCAACTTGACGCTTCCGCCAATGGATGAACAAATGGCTATCGTTGCCGTCCTCGGATCGACCGACATGGAACTCGATGTGCTTAAACGGAAACTCGAAGCCCTTATCGAGCAGCGGAAGGGCCTGATGCAGAAACTGATGACCGGTCAAATACGAATTAAAACGAGTTGA
- a CDS encoding HsdR family type I site-specific deoxyribonuclease produces the protein MQTPSFKEDHISQIPALQFLQNLDFTYLTPEEALKQRSGKTSNVLLEGILRKRLETLNTFQYKGNAFGFSQQNIQAGIEALRDLPLQEGYMATCEYVYDLLTLGKALEQTIDGDKKSYTLQYVDWEDPKNNVYHVTEEFPVMRSGSDEHYRPDIVLFVNGIPFVVIECKRPDLKDSLKQAISQHLRNQQEDGIRPLYVYAQLVIGLATNHAAYGTNATEEKYWAKWDERLEEDEARKTYKESLHLLKNNPLTPDQKALLFAERFRYVRQYFDELEKTNLIPTAQDEYLFGLCKPDRLLDLVHNFIIFEAGVKKIARYQQFFALKKTMNRIRTIENGTRKGGVIWHTQGSGKSLTMVMLAQAIALDESIINPKILLVTDRVDLDEQITGTFKKCRMVVQNAATGQNLIELLESKSDAVITTIINKFEAALKNAKRSFDSPNIFVLVDEGHRTQYGSFNIQMRKTLPNACFVAMTGTPLMKREKNTATRFGGLIDTYTVDVAVRDGAVVPLLYEGRHAIQKVNEKPIDTYFRKVSEPLTDYQKSDLKKKFARAEQLNVADQKIYAIAWDLSTHFRDAWQGTGFKGQLVCQSKDSAIRYKNYLDEIGIVSTEVLISPPDDREGEDTAYGKSVGRVKVFWDRMMQEHGTPKKYEQNVISRFKYQPKPEIIIVVDKLLTGFDAPANTVLYLTRNLKEHALLQAIARVNRVYPGKDFGYIVDYYGVLSELDQALQNYSGLQEYDHEDLAGTVTNIKEEIKKLPQKHSEVWDIFKTVANKRDEEAFERLLRDEALRVMFYDRLSSYSRALKLALSTIEFHHDTAEDTMKKYKDDAAFFLGLRSSVSRRYSDVIDYSAYEDQIQKLVDKHIQSDEVKPITRLVNIFDTDAFQHELEETIGEAARADKIASRTERHITEKMDEDPAFYKKFSEMLKEAIRAYEQHRLSEAQYLVKTKEIMDAVISHTDKDIPSELLNHDIARAFYGICSTGLESKIQDDVILKQVSISAALTIDATMRELVFDGGKPIIDWQDKTDITGRILISIGDFLIDEVRDKYEKDLSFDEIDEIADRCLEVAKVRYK, from the coding sequence ATGCAAACACCCTCTTTCAAAGAAGACCACATCAGTCAAATCCCTGCGCTACAATTCCTGCAGAACCTCGACTTCACGTATTTAACCCCTGAAGAGGCTCTGAAGCAGCGCTCTGGAAAGACATCGAACGTTCTCCTTGAGGGAATTCTGCGCAAGCGCTTGGAGACACTCAACACCTTCCAGTACAAAGGGAACGCCTTCGGATTCTCCCAACAGAATATCCAGGCCGGCATCGAGGCGCTCAGGGACCTTCCACTGCAGGAGGGCTACATGGCCACCTGCGAATATGTCTATGATCTGCTCACGTTGGGAAAAGCTCTGGAACAGACGATCGACGGTGACAAGAAGAGTTATACGCTTCAGTATGTCGACTGGGAAGATCCTAAGAATAACGTCTATCACGTCACCGAAGAATTCCCAGTAATGCGCTCAGGAAGCGATGAGCACTACCGTCCTGACATCGTTCTTTTCGTGAACGGTATCCCCTTTGTTGTCATCGAGTGCAAACGCCCCGACCTGAAAGACTCCCTTAAACAGGCAATATCACAACATCTGAGAAACCAGCAAGAGGATGGTATTCGCCCCCTTTATGTCTATGCGCAGCTGGTCATAGGGCTTGCAACAAATCATGCAGCATACGGAACCAACGCCACCGAGGAAAAGTATTGGGCGAAATGGGACGAACGGCTCGAAGAGGATGAGGCACGTAAAACCTACAAGGAATCGCTTCACCTTTTAAAGAATAATCCTCTGACACCCGATCAAAAAGCACTCCTCTTCGCCGAGAGGTTTCGATACGTCCGGCAATACTTTGACGAGCTCGAAAAGACAAACCTGATCCCCACAGCCCAGGATGAGTATCTTTTCGGACTCTGCAAACCTGATCGCCTTCTCGACCTGGTCCACAATTTCATCATCTTCGAAGCTGGTGTCAAGAAGATCGCTCGCTACCAGCAGTTCTTCGCCCTGAAGAAGACGATGAACCGGATCCGGACAATCGAAAACGGAACTCGCAAAGGAGGTGTCATTTGGCACACCCAGGGAAGCGGCAAGTCGCTGACGATGGTAATGTTGGCTCAAGCCATCGCTCTGGATGAATCGATTATCAATCCCAAAATACTCCTTGTCACAGACCGCGTCGATCTCGATGAGCAGATCACCGGTACGTTCAAGAAATGCCGAATGGTCGTTCAGAATGCCGCCACCGGCCAGAACCTCATCGAGCTTCTTGAGAGTAAAAGTGACGCTGTCATCACAACTATCATCAACAAGTTTGAGGCAGCGCTCAAGAACGCCAAGAGATCATTCGACTCGCCGAACATCTTTGTCCTGGTCGATGAGGGCCACCGCACTCAGTATGGGTCTTTCAATATCCAAATGCGAAAGACGTTGCCAAACGCATGTTTCGTTGCAATGACCGGCACCCCGCTCATGAAGAGGGAGAAGAACACCGCAACCAGATTCGGCGGACTTATCGACACTTACACAGTGGATGTCGCTGTCCGGGATGGAGCCGTCGTTCCACTTCTCTACGAGGGAAGACATGCAATTCAGAAGGTGAATGAGAAGCCTATCGACACGTACTTCAGGAAAGTCTCAGAGCCACTTACTGACTATCAAAAATCGGACCTAAAGAAGAAATTCGCCCGCGCAGAGCAACTGAATGTCGCCGATCAGAAGATATATGCCATCGCATGGGATCTGAGCACCCATTTCCGCGACGCCTGGCAAGGAACTGGCTTCAAGGGGCAGCTTGTCTGCCAAAGCAAGGACTCCGCGATCCGCTACAAGAACTATCTCGATGAAATCGGAATCGTCTCCACGGAAGTTCTGATTTCACCGCCGGATGATCGCGAGGGTGAAGATACAGCATACGGCAAGAGTGTCGGACGCGTGAAGGTGTTCTGGGACCGCATGATGCAGGAGCATGGAACGCCGAAGAAATATGAGCAGAACGTCATCAGCCGGTTCAAATATCAGCCGAAGCCGGAAATTATTATCGTGGTCGATAAACTTCTCACGGGATTCGACGCCCCAGCCAACACCGTTCTTTACTTGACAAGGAACCTCAAGGAACATGCACTCCTGCAGGCGATCGCTCGAGTCAACCGGGTCTACCCGGGAAAGGACTTCGGGTACATCGTTGATTACTACGGCGTGCTGAGCGAACTCGATCAAGCTCTGCAAAACTACTCTGGACTGCAGGAGTATGATCACGAAGATCTCGCCGGCACGGTTACAAATATCAAGGAGGAGATCAAGAAACTACCACAGAAGCATTCGGAGGTATGGGATATTTTCAAGACCGTCGCGAATAAGAGAGACGAGGAGGCCTTCGAACGTCTACTCCGCGATGAAGCGTTGAGGGTGATGTTCTATGATCGCCTGTCGAGCTACTCCCGTGCCCTCAAACTGGCCTTATCAACGATCGAATTCCACCATGATACCGCCGAAGACACGATGAAGAAATACAAAGACGATGCTGCGTTCTTCCTCGGTCTCAGGTCTTCCGTCTCGCGGCGTTATTCCGATGTGATAGACTATTCGGCATACGAAGACCAGATCCAAAAACTGGTCGACAAGCACATCCAGTCCGATGAGGTCAAGCCGATCACTCGGCTTGTCAATATCTTCGATACGGATGCTTTCCAGCACGAATTGGAGGAAACGATCGGTGAGGCTGCCCGGGCCGACAAAATCGCATCGCGCACGGAACGGCACATCACGGAGAAGATGGATGAAGATCCCGCTTTCTACAAGAAATTCTCCGAAATGTTGAAAGAAGCCATCAGAGCATACGAGCAACATCGCCTGTCGGAGGCACAGTACCTGGTGAAGACCAAAGAGATCATGGATGCAGTGATATCGCACACAGACAAAGACATTCCATCAGAGTTGTTGAACCACGATATTGCAAGAGCCTTTTATGGTATTTGTAGCACAGGGCTCGAATCAAAGATCCAGGATGATGTTATCCTGAAGCAGGTTAGTATTTCAGCGGCGCTTACGATCGACGCAACGATGCGTGAGTTGGTATTCGACGGCGGTAAGCCGATCATCGACTGGCAGGACAAGACCGACATCACGGGCCGGATTCTCATATCCATCGGCGATTTCTTGATCGACGAGGTAAGGGATAAGTATGAGAAGGACCTCTCGTTCGACGAGATAGATGAGATCGCCGACAGATGCCTGGAAGTCGCGAAGGTGCGCTACAAATGA
- a CDS encoding nucleotidyltransferase: MLTSEQSKQFGDILEELGKTLDITKSQHDAAVTSYQFVGDWLAREGSPLAKYLPEILPQGSFLFGTMTRPENENDELDIDVVCRFEGKQPEWTQFDLKNIVGNRLKGNETIKKLLVIPDGRRCWTLRYADASKFHVDILPSLVSSGYKLVLEKSLRTFAAAGYEELAIRITDKEESNYRTAIEPEAWLKSNPFGYGIWFERQASLTLEKSARLSESVQPVPAYGTDKLPLQRVVQILKRHRDMMFNGDKDKPISIIITTLAAMSYAKETNVSDALVNVVRTMPTHIGELYSPVHRKVVKHIPNPVNLEENFADKWPTEPQKEANFYKWMGQVAADIDRTFAQTGMDRIRESLEKPFGKNAVIKAFSNYGDNLRRLRETGALKMAAVTGVLGNAGSSVKEHSFHGR; encoded by the coding sequence ATGCTAACATCGGAACAGTCTAAGCAATTTGGCGACATCTTGGAAGAACTCGGCAAGACTCTAGACATAACGAAGAGCCAACACGATGCAGCGGTTACGAGCTATCAGTTTGTCGGCGATTGGCTTGCGCGTGAAGGCTCCCCGCTCGCGAAATATCTTCCGGAGATCTTGCCTCAGGGTTCCTTTCTCTTCGGAACAATGACGAGACCGGAGAATGAGAATGACGAGCTCGACATCGATGTTGTTTGTCGATTTGAAGGGAAACAGCCCGAGTGGACGCAATTTGATCTCAAGAACATAGTGGGAAACCGACTCAAGGGGAACGAAACCATAAAGAAACTCCTCGTCATTCCTGACGGTAGAAGGTGCTGGACACTTCGTTACGCAGATGCTTCTAAGTTTCATGTCGACATCCTCCCCTCGCTCGTGAGCAGCGGTTACAAATTAGTTCTCGAGAAATCTCTTCGTACTTTCGCGGCAGCTGGTTATGAAGAATTAGCCATTCGCATCACAGACAAGGAAGAGAGTAACTATAGGACTGCCATCGAACCCGAGGCATGGTTGAAAAGCAATCCCTTCGGATATGGAATTTGGTTCGAACGACAAGCATCGCTCACCCTTGAAAAGTCGGCGAGACTGAGTGAGTCAGTTCAGCCAGTTCCCGCGTATGGAACGGATAAACTACCGCTCCAGAGAGTTGTTCAAATATTGAAGCGCCATCGGGACATGATGTTCAATGGCGACAAAGATAAACCTATTTCCATCATCATCACAACCCTGGCTGCAATGTCATACGCCAAGGAGACCAATGTCTCAGATGCCTTGGTCAATGTGGTCAGAACAATGCCAACCCATATCGGAGAATTGTATTCACCTGTTCACCGAAAGGTCGTGAAGCACATCCCAAACCCGGTAAATCTCGAGGAGAATTTCGCCGACAAATGGCCGACTGAGCCTCAGAAGGAAGCCAATTTCTACAAGTGGATGGGGCAAGTGGCAGCTGACATCGACCGCACATTTGCCCAGACGGGCATGGACAGGATCCGTGAATCTCTTGAGAAACCGTTCGGGAAAAATGCGGTCATCAAGGCGTTTAGCAACTACGGAGATAATCTTCGCCGACTCAGGGAAACCGGGGCACTCAAGATGGCTGCAGTAACGGGAGTCCTAGGAAATGCTGGTTCATCCGTGAAGGAGCATAGCTTCCATGGTCGGTAA